In Ictalurus punctatus breed USDA103 chromosome 3, Coco_2.0, whole genome shotgun sequence, the following are encoded in one genomic region:
- the flrt3 gene encoding leucine-rich repeat transmembrane protein FLRT3 → MACQYKSFFVFFVRAGVLLGLANPLVTSASCPSQCRCDGTFIYCNDRELTSIPTGIPQDATVLFLQNNRIKSAGIPADLRRLNDVEKIYLYCNNLDEFPTNLPVNVKELHLQENNIRTITHASLAQIPFIEELHLDDNSVSAVSIEEGAFRDSNHLRLLFLSRNHLSTIPSGLPMTIEELRFDDNRISSISEASLQDLINLKRLVLDGNLLNNRGIGEMAFVNLINLTELSLVRNSLTSPPANLPGTSLEKLQLQDNHIDRVPVGAFAFLRQLYRLDLSGNKLSSLPMGVFDDLDNLTHLLLRNNPWHCSCRMKWVRDWLRSLPSKVNVRGFMCQGPDKVKGMAIKDLATELFGCSETEVSPTYETSTVSITLPPSRPQWPVYVTKRPVIKGPDFGKNYRSTTPPSHKIITISVKSSTPDTVYISWRVSQPMTALRLSWLKLGHSPAFGSITETIVQGDRTEYLLTSLEPESSYRICMVPMETSNIYLSDETPVCIETETGSLKAYNPTTTLNREQEKEPYKNSSLPLAAIIGGAVALSAIIMLALVCWYIHRNSSLFSRNCTYNKGRRRKDDYAEAGTKKDNSILEIRETSFQMIPINHMPVSKEEFVIHTIFPPNGLNLYKTPHSENSINNRSYRDSGIPDSDHSHS, encoded by the coding sequence ATGGCGTGCCAGTACAAGtccttcttcgtcttcttcgtCAGAGCCGGGGTTCTCCTGGGTCTGGCCAATCCACTGGTGACCTCAGCCTCCTGTCCATCACAGTGCCGGTGTGATGGGACTTTCATCTATTGCAATGACCGGGAGCTGACTTCTATTCCTACAGGAATCCCACAGGACGCCACCGTCCTCTTCCTACAGAACAACCGAATTAAGAGCGCAGGCATCCCTGCTGATCTACGGAGACTCAACGACGTGGAGAAGATCTACCTATATTGCAACAACTTGGACGAGTTTCCTACCAACCTTCCTGTGAATGTCAAGGAGCTCCACCTTCAGGAAAACAACATCCGGACTATCACGCATGCCTCGTTGGCACAAATTCCCTTCATTGAGGAATTACACTTGGACGACAATTCCGTGTCCGCCGTCAGTATAGAGGAGGGAGCGTTCCGTGACAGCAACCACCTGAGGTTACTCTTCCTTTCACGCAATCACCTGAGCACTATTCCCTCTGGTCTGCCCATGACCATCGAGGAGCTTCGCTTCGATGACAACCGCATCTCCTCCATTTCTGAGGCATCCCTGCAAGATCTGATCAATCTAAAACGTCTGGTGCTGGATGGCAATCTCTTGAACAACAGGGGTATTGGGGAAATGGCCTTTGTTAATTTGATCAACCTGACCGAGCTTTCACTGGTGCGTAACTCCCTCACATCGCCACCTGCCAACCTGCCGGGCACCAGCCTTGAGAAATTACAGCTGCAGGACAACCACATAGACAGGGTACCAGTAGGTGCCTTTGCTTTCCTACGCCAGCTGTACCGCCTGGATCTGTCTGGCAACAAATTGAGCAGCCTGCCCATGGGGGTCTTTGATGACCTAGATAACCTTACCCATCTGCTGCTGCGCAACAACCCATGGCACTGCAGCTGCAGAATGAAGTGGGTGCGAGACTGGCTGCGCTCATTGCCCTCCAAGGTCAACGTGCGGGGCTTTATGTGCCAAGGTCCTGATAAGGTCAAAGGTATGGCTATTAAGGATCTAGCCACAGAGCTCTTTGGTTGCTCCGAAACGGAGGTCTCTCCGACATACGAGACCAGCACGGTCTCCATCACGCTGCCACCATCTCGACCCCAATGGCCCGTTTACGTGACTAAAAGACCAGTGATTAAGGGGCCAGACTTTGGAAAGAACTATCGCAGTACTACGCCACCAAGTCATAAGATCATCACAATAAGTGTTAAATCCAGCACTCCAGACACGGTGTACATATCCTGGAGGGTATCTCAGCCGATGACTGCCCTGCGACTCAGCTGGTTAAAACTGGGCCACAGCCCTGCGTTCGGATCCATCACCGAGACCATCGTGCAAGGGGATAGGACGGAGTACTTGCTTACATCTCTGGAGCCCGAATCCTCCTATCGGATATGCATGGTTCCTATGGAGACCAGTAATATTTACCTGTCAGATGAGACACCTGTTTGCATAGAGACAGAAACAGGCTCCTTAAAAGCATATAACCCCACTACGACCTTAAACAGGGAGCAGGAGAAGGAGCCTTACAAAAATTCTAGCCTGCCTTTAGCTGCTATTATAGGAGGAGCCGTCGCACTTTCGGCCATCATAATGCTGGCACTAGTGTGCTGGTACATCCACAGGAATAGTTCTTTGTTTTCCAGGAATTGCACATACAATAAAGGGCGCAGGAGGAAGGACGACTACGCGGAGGCTGGCACGAAGAAGGACAACTCCATCCTGGAGATTAGAGAGACTTCCTTTCAAATGATTCCCATCAATCACATGCCAGTGTCCAAGGAAGAGTTTGTGATACACACGATTTTTCCTCCTAATGGCTTAAACCTTTACAAGACTCCACACAGTGAAAACAGTATCAACAACAGAAGCTACAGAGACAGTGGAATACCAGATTCAGACC